gctgacttcattatctagttccttacaggctttagttactacctccttactgtccactgacctcatttggttcccatccccctgccacattagtttaaaccctctccaacagcgttagcaaaagcacccccaaggacgttggttccagtccggcccaggtgtagactgtccaatttgtaatagtcccacctcccccagaaccggtcccaatgtcccaaaaatctgaaccccctccctcctgcaccatctctcaagccacgcattcatcctgactattctttcatttctactccgactatcacgtggcactggtagcaatcctgagattactacctctgaggtcctactttttatcttggctcctgactccctaaattctgcttgtgggacctcatccccttttttttacctatgtcattggtgcctatgtgcacaacgacaactggctgttcaccctccgctttcagaatgttctgcagccgatctgagacatccctgacccgtgcacctgggaggcaacatacctttcgggagtctcgtttttgaccacagaactgcctatctactccccttacaatcgaatccctgatgactatagcccttccactctttttcccacccttccgaacagcagagccagccacggtgccatgaacctggctactgctgccttcccctggtgagccatctccctcaacagtatccaaaacggtatacctgttttggagggagatgaccgtaggggacacctgcgctgccttcctgctctttctctgccttttggtctctctctctctgtctctttctctctctctctctctctgtctctctctctctgtctctctctgtctctgtttctctctgtgtctctgtctctctgtgtctgtctctgtctctcgactgggtggcaggttcccttccctgaaggacattagtgaatcagttgggtttttgtgTCAATCCAGCAGTTTTCATGGTCATCATTTCCTAGTGCCGgtcccataaattaccagattcattcagctccatttcacaacctgctgTTTTTTTGTAGGTTCTCTCACACTCTCGTTTTccattttaaatcaatttcacagtgtattggaaggggaggatttgcagctggaaactcaaaccaaacagaGCAGGATCTGAAGGAGTCACCAATGTATCATAACCTGAATACCATAGGATTCTGAATATGGAAGGAAAAAGCAGTGATCACAGTGGACAGAAACTgtgcacgtgttctgtgtgtggtcgaggtttcagccgatcatctggcctgttgaaacacaagtgcagtTACTCTGGGGAGAAATCGTGTGAATATGGGGACGATCGAAAGGGATTTAGTTATCCAGTTGAGGTGGAAACTCATGCACACAATCACACCCTGGAGAGGCCATTCatgtgctccgtgtgtgggaagggtttcgctcagtcatcccacctgctgacacaccagcgagttcacacagtggagcggctgttcacctgctccatgtgtgggaagggattcactaaatcAACTGACCTTCTGgttcaccagcgaattcacactggggagaggccgttcacctgctccatgtgcgggaagggatttactcggtcatcccaccttctgacacaccggcatgttcacactggggagagaccgttcacctgctctgagtgtgagaagagattcactcggtcatcccaccttttgacacaccaacgagttcacactggggagagaccttttaaatgtccagactgtgggaattGTTATAAATGTTCTGCTGAACTGATgccccatcaacgtgttcacacagaTGAGAGACCATTCAAGTGCTCTCACTGCGGGGCTGGGTTCAGCCGATCAGGCACCCTCACTgtgcaccagcgcattcacactggggagaggcctttcatctgctcagtgtgcgggaagggattcactcggtcatcgcaCCTTCTGACGCACCAGtggattcacactggggagagaccgttcacctgctctgagtgtgggaagagatttaatcagtcatccaccctgctgagacaccagcaagttcacacaggggagaggccattcacctgctctgagtgtgggaagagatttaatcagtcatccaccctgctgagacaccagcaagttcacactggggagaagccgtttacctgctgtgtgtgtgggaagggattcactcagtcaacaAACTTGctaacacaccagcgagttcacactggggagaggccattcatctgttccgtgtgtgggaagggattcattcagtcatcccATCTGCTGAAACATCGGCGAGTTCACAGCTAACTGCAttagttggattctgctgttaatcacatccaggactgaactatGTTCAGGGAGTTCTACTCCTGCTGATAAAGTTCAGTCTAGTATTGGGGTTAATATTCTGGGTAAAAGTCAAATAAATTGGTCATGTGTTGCATCTTTTTAATATCTCTAACACAAGTTAGTTCCTTTTGAAGTGttctccctctcccctgtctccttcatcctcacctccaacaagttgcCAAAGACTtgggggttgataggtaaattggccattgtaaaaattgccccgagtgtaggtaggtggtaggagaattgagggaaggtggggatgtgaaagggaaaaaataggattaatgtagcattagtataaatgggtggttgatggtcggcatggactcattgggctgaagggcctgtttcagtgctgtatctctatgctcTTAAGTGTGAGGTGCTCGGGGACTTTTTTGTCACTAAGATCCAattagctgcctctgctgcttccctcccttccactcaccCACCAGGCCAAGCTGCTTCTAAAGTTCTCCCCACCCGAGCCCTGAACccacatctttctccagtttctctcgtttctctcctctctctcctcatgccgtctctgagctcatcttgtcaatGAAACCCACCTCCTGATCCCTTGACCttgttcccactaaactgctgaccacccaaatttcaccatgttaactgatattaacagttctttctcttcaggtactgtaCCTTTCCCCCTTcaagaaaaaaaaaacccttgacctcaccatccttgcaaactaaagcccccatctccaaactctcattcctctccaaaatccttgaacattttgtcacctcccaaatctgtgcccatcttttctaactccatgtttgaatccttccaatcaggtttctgtcctggCACATCACAGAAATGGCTCCTATGTAATTGTGTCACTTTCctgatccttctcgacctgtctgcagcctctgacatggttgaccacaccatcctcctccaacacctctccacttgtccagctgggtggggctgcaccctcctggttccattcttatctatctaatcatagccagagtatcac
This sequence is a window from Heterodontus francisci isolate sHetFra1 unplaced genomic scaffold, sHetFra1.hap1 HAP1_SCAFFOLD_1675, whole genome shotgun sequence. Protein-coding genes within it:
- the LOC137358995 gene encoding zinc finger protein 229-like; the protein is MEGKSSDHSGQKLCTCSVCGRGFSRSSGLLKHKCSYSGEKSCEYGDDRKGFSYPVEVETHAHNHTLERPFMCSVCGKGFAQSSHLLTHQRVHTVERLFTCSMCGKGFTKSTDLLVHQRIHTGERPFTCSMCGKGFTRSSHLLTHRHVHTGERPFTCSECEKRFTRSSHLLTHQRVHTGERPFKCPDCGNCYKCSAELMPHQRVHTDERPFKCSHCGAGFSRSGTLTVHQRIHTGERPFICSVCGKGFTRSSHLLTHQWIHTGERPFTCSECGKRFNQSSTLLRHQQVHTGERPFTCSECGKRFNQSSTLLRHQQVHTGEKPFTCCVCGKGFTQSTNLLTHQRVHTGERPFICSVCGKGFIQSSHLLKHRRVHS